A portion of the Cryptomeria japonica chromosome 5, Sugi_1.0, whole genome shotgun sequence genome contains these proteins:
- the LOC131077978 gene encoding uncharacterized protein At1g01500: MCQISARPFSSTPLYARASYNNNQQLWFDMKVFYIRLAASMLNNLPAPESLTVHCLPGNSNRSALEINGRRIHPSCSSFLTLERSRADEKSSDEVAYVSTDSIRVTGTLCFQVFLRDKLLISGTLEKKATDQAITTAEDMNEKIWSLQCSCKLEYTSKWPFQTLSVPSLDVFVAGRMLGFPLILTQSVQMIPRKKRLRQGSSLDVIPEGNEAETEDFAEISSDSDLESDDYSCSESSSSVFFDSSSESNNGEREFEPEEEDSWFNSGLGFGLGLGLGMLGVGLLVNSKGMRKRIL; the protein is encoded by the coding sequence ATGTGCCAGATATCAGCGCGGCCGTTCTCCAGCACTCCTCTCTACGCCAGAGCATCATACAACAACAATCAGCAGCTATGGTTCGACATGAAAGTATTCTACATCAGACTGGCTGCATCGATGCTGAACAATCTCCCCGCTCCCGAATCTCTAACCGTTCATTGCTTACCTGGCAACAGCAATCGCTCGGCGCTGGAGATCAACGGCCGGCGAATCCACCCTTCCTGTAGCTCATTCCTAACCCTAGAAAGAAGCCGCGCGGATGAAAAATCGTCCGATGAAGTCGCCTACGTCTCCACCGACTCAATCCGCGTAACCGGTACTCTCTGCTTCCAAGTCTTCCTTCGCGACAAGCTTCTCATCTCCGGAACGCTGGAGAAAAAAGCAACGGATCAGGCAATAACAACGGCAGAAGACATGAATGAAAAAATCTGGTCTTTGCAGTGCAGCTGCAAGCTCGAATACACATCAAAGTGGCCGTTCCAGACCCTCTCCGTCCCATCCTTAGACGTCTTTGTTGCCGGCCGGATGTTAGGGTTTCCGCTAATTTTAACGCAGAGCGTACAAATGATCCCGAGGAAGAAACGGCTCCGCCAAGGCAGCTCTCTCGACGTCATTCCCGAGGGCAACGAAGCCGAAACTGAAGATTTTGCAGAGATTTCTTCGGATTCCGACCTGGAATCGGACGACTACTCTTGTTCAGAATCTTCGTCGTCTGTTTTTTTTGATAGCAGCTCGGAGAGCAACAATGGCGAACGCGAGTTCGAGCCTGAGGAGGAGGACTCGTGGTTTAACTCGGGTTTAGGGTTTGGACTTGGACTTGGGCTTGGGATGTTGGGGGTGGGGCTCCTAGTGAATTCTAAGGGCATGAGA